Genomic window (Chloroflexota bacterium):
GAGTCAATCAGGCAATCCCCGCTCGCTTCGCTCATCTTCCATGAATTGCCTCACCTCAGGGAGTTATTGCCCAGCGATCTACGCATATTCAAAATGATTTGAAGTTTCGAAAAACAGACGAAGCAACTGCAGCCTGCCTTTGAACTGGAAACTGCGTTTGCCTCAGGTTTTGAAGACTTGCATCTGCAAAAGCCCATCGCAGAATTCCATCGCTCGCTTATAACCGGGCCCGGCCAATTCCCGCGCTGCATCCGTATAGAGCGAGCGATACGCTTCTTCAGTCAATTCGCGCCCTCGGCGGATAGCTGCTGCCAATTGGGCATAGGTCAGGCCCTCCCAGTTTATCTGTCCACCAAGGTGGACAAGCACACCCAGCAAACCCATGCCTTGGGCGCGGCCAATCTTATCTGCATCATAGAGGATGCGCCCTTCAATGGGCACGCGCTCTCGCTCCGGACCCGCTATGGCGCGCATATGCGCAATGATGGCCACCATTACACGCTCGATGCGCTCCTCTGGATAGCCACGTTGGCTCAGCCATTCCCGGGCCATCTCTGCTGATTTGACATTGTGGTCCTCCGGCCCCAGCGTCACACGCGATATGTCGTGGAAATAGGCGGCAATAGTGACGATCTCTTCGTCCGTGCCAATTTCCCTCGCCAACTGCTGCCCATAAGCAACCACTTCGGCAATGTGCGGGAAATCTGCTGCGGGATATACTTCTCTGGCGTAAGCTGCTACTTCGTCTATGATGTTCATCTTTCACTCAACAAGAGAGCGGATAGCCTTTCTCATCCCAACCACGCAAGCAGTAATAGTCAGAAAGCATCAGAGCCAATTCTTCACGTGTAATCGTGTGTCCATCGAGTGGCTCATCATGGAAACGGGCGGGTAGCAGATCATCGGCATATCCGAACCCTTCGCGTACATTGAAACAGCGAGCTAATGTTGCAATCCCATTGGCGATCTCTCGCAGGGTAGGAAGATCAAATTCAAGTCCTGTGGTTAGGTGGATAATATGCTGTAATTCTTCCCAGGGCACAAGATCGCGGAAAAAGCGGCAGAGGATAAGGGTATCCATAATGGTCATGCGGTCTTCGATCTCCACGAACATGGCTGCTTTGCCCTCGACCTGGCTAGCATCAATCTGGCCGGACAATTCGTACTTGTAGAACGTAGCACGCAAATGACACGCTCCTCGTGGTGCTGTAGCATAGGCCAGAGCCATGCCTTTCAGTACGCGTGGATCGTAGGCGGCTGGCTCTAGGCCCTTCACATGTATTGCTAGGTCCCCCAGATTCCATGCCCGGCTAGCAGCGACGATGCCATCAGCTAAGATAGCGCCAGGGCCTTCGCGGTTCACGATTTGCTCCAGCAACGTTGCGACGCCTTGTGCATCACCATACTGCAAAGAGAAATTCAGCCGCCCGCGCCGTGTAGCCTCCATGACTAGCCCGGCCAGGTTGCCTGCCGTTATTGTATCTAACCCATAGCGATCGCACAGATCGTTCAGGTAAACGATTTCCTCCAGCGAGGTGATGGCACAAAGACCGCCGAAGGCATAGATCGTTTCATACTCAGGCCCTTCGATGGTCAGCCCTTTGTGCCGCCCTTCTCTGACTGTGCTCAGTTTGCCACAGGCTAAGAAGCAACCAGGGCATGCATGAGGTCGAACGTCCAAGTTCTCGACAAGAGCGTCAGCACTGATTTGCTCCCATCCAGGCAAAGAGCCGGCTGACCAGTAATAAGCAGGAAATGCCCCAGCCGTGTTCGTAACGGCTACCATGCTGGGAGTGCCATAGCGCGAGTAATTGGCAGCGCTTGGGCTGCTCAGGCCTTTCGCCCGGAAAGCACGTAGATAAGCCTCGAAACCAGTGGGGTCAGCCAGAGGCCGTTCCCTTTGCCCATGGAAAACAATACCTTTGATCTTTTTTGCACCCAAAATAGCTCCCAGACCAGTGCGCCCGGCTGAACGCCATTTGTTGTTAACTATACAGGCAAAACGCACCAGATTCTCGCCCGCGGGGCCTATCACCAAAGCCTGAGCATGTGGTGCAACTACCTGGGCAAGAATGGCCTCCTCTGCACGATAAGTATCCATGCCCCAAAAAGGTATGGCATCTCGAAAATCGATGCTGGTATCGGATATTTCGAGATAAATCGGTGAGTCGGAAGCCCCACGAATGACAATGGCATCATAACCAGTACGCGAAAGTTGTGTAGCGACACGCCCGCCAGCGGAGGACTCGGAAAAAGCGTGGGTCAACGGAGAATGGCTGAAAATCTCGTAGCGGCTTGCGCCAGGAAAGTTGGTTCCAGTAAGAGGGCCTGTCGTGAGAATAAGCACATTGTCTGGACCAAGGGGATCAGTTCCAGCGTGCAATTCCTGCCACAAGAGATGGCTCCCTAACCCACGACCACCCAAGTAGCGGCGCAGGATGACATCAGGTAACTCCACTACACGATGGTAGCGATTTGTGACATCCACGTACAGGAGTTTGTGGTGAAAACCGTACATGTATGCCCACCTCAGGTCAGATAGGTTCCCCTTGATTTTCGCGGTGCTGCACGCGGCGCAGCTTCTCTGGGCTGTCTACGCGATCTAGGAAAAGCTTGCCATCCAGGTGGTCTATCTCGTGTTGAAAGGCCCGGGCCAATAGCCCTTGAGCTTTGGTACGAATGGGACGACCTTTGAGGTCCTGTCCTTTCACCGTAACAACTGTAGCGCGTTTGACTGTTCCCACATACCCGGGCACAGAAAGGCATCCTTCCTCATCCTCTTCCTCGCCGTGTGCTTTAATGATCTCTGGGTTACAGTATACATACAACTGGCTCGGCTGGATCTCTTTGCCTTCTTCATCTTCCTCTGCCGGCATCTCGATCACAATCAGCCGTAGAGGTATGCCAATCTGCGGCGCAGCCAGACCGAGCCCATTGGCTGCGTGCATCGTATCCAGCATATCCTGAACCAGGTCTTCGAGAAATGGCCCGAAGCTGGTGACTCTTTTGGCTTTCTGGCGTAATATCGCCTCTCCAGCCACAAGAATGGTACGTTTTGCCATCTCATTACATCCCCTGCATTGACTAGTTCCAATGCTCAGAAAATATCATAAATCAAATTGCTGAGATTGCCTCGACCGTAACGGTTTCGCCGTCTCGCACTTTCCTGAGAACAGTGGGATCGCCAATTACCCGCCCAAAGACATTGACAGGACTGGCAGGCCGAATCTCTTGCCCTTTGCTAACGGGCGTG
Coding sequences:
- a CDS encoding HD domain-containing protein; protein product: MNIIDEVAAYAREVYPAADFPHIAEVVAYGQQLAREIGTDEEIVTIAAYFHDISRVTLGPEDHNVKSAEMAREWLSQRGYPEERIERVMVAIIAHMRAIAGPERERVPIEGRILYDADKIGRAQGMGLLGVLVHLGGQINWEGLTYAQLAAAIRRGRELTEEAYRSLYTDAARELAGPGYKRAMEFCDGLLQMQVFKT
- a CDS encoding aldehyde ferredoxin oxidoreductase family protein — its product is MYGFHHKLLYVDVTNRYHRVVELPDVILRRYLGGRGLGSHLLWQELHAGTDPLGPDNVLILTTGPLTGTNFPGASRYEIFSHSPLTHAFSESSAGGRVATQLSRTGYDAIVIRGASDSPIYLEISDTSIDFRDAIPFWGMDTYRAEEAILAQVVAPHAQALVIGPAGENLVRFACIVNNKWRSAGRTGLGAILGAKKIKGIVFHGQRERPLADPTGFEAYLRAFRAKGLSSPSAANYSRYGTPSMVAVTNTAGAFPAYYWSAGSLPGWEQISADALVENLDVRPHACPGCFLACGKLSTVREGRHKGLTIEGPEYETIYAFGGLCAITSLEEIVYLNDLCDRYGLDTITAGNLAGLVMEATRRGRLNFSLQYGDAQGVATLLEQIVNREGPGAILADGIVAASRAWNLGDLAIHVKGLEPAAYDPRVLKGMALAYATAPRGACHLRATFYKYELSGQIDASQVEGKAAMFVEIEDRMTIMDTLILCRFFRDLVPWEELQHIIHLTTGLEFDLPTLREIANGIATLARCFNVREGFGYADDLLPARFHDEPLDGHTITREELALMLSDYYCLRGWDEKGYPLSC
- the def gene encoding peptide deformylase encodes the protein MAKRTILVAGEAILRQKAKRVTSFGPFLEDLVQDMLDTMHAANGLGLAAPQIGIPLRLIVIEMPAEEDEEGKEIQPSQLYVYCNPEIIKAHGEEEDEEGCLSVPGYVGTVKRATVVTVKGQDLKGRPIRTKAQGLLARAFQHEIDHLDGKLFLDRVDSPEKLRRVQHRENQGEPI